One part of the Lotus japonicus ecotype B-129 chromosome 2, LjGifu_v1.2 genome encodes these proteins:
- the LOC130741188 gene encoding putative indole-3-acetic acid-amido synthetase GH3.9, translated as MSQIWKSLPPYFYRTKANIYKETRVRIVRAGSLMHLSLLFSCTFSFSVFLFVSIMDGKKLEYKGEEALNEIERLTKNSAEIQESLLKQILSQNKETEYLSKYMKKGDHVTDDVIAEFKLHVPVISYEEILPYIQRITNGEDFSLITAQPITEMLCSSGTSGGEPKMVPSTAEYLDRRTFMYNLITAIMNKYVPGLDKGKAMYLNFVRTEMPPTPCGLPVRTALTSYYKSKHFLCRACEPWNDFTSPDQTILCDDINQSMYCQLLAGLVNRHNVLRLSTAYASAFLRAISFLENNWMSLCEDMRSGKLSSFVTDPGCRAGMSTVLSSPVPHLADEIAEICSQKCWKGILCQLWPKAKYIETVITGSMAQYVPTLQYYSDEKLPLVCTRYSSSECHFGINIKPLSDPADVAFTLLPNMGYFEFLPIGHNETLMMDFEEEHVPNDKLVDLGNVKLGCFYEIVVTTFAGLYRYRVGDVLQVVGFYNKAPQFRFICRKNVVISIDHDKTSEEDLHKSVTAANKLLESHDALLVEYTSYSDTSSLPGHYVLYWEILYYGSKIESLDTNIIKECCIAVEEQLNYVYWHLRNDGSIGPLEIRVVEAGTFDALMDFFISQGASIGQYKTPRCIKSNKALNLLDSKVTASFFSPRDPQRRI; from the exons ATGTCTCAAATATGGAAGAGTCTACCACCTTATTTCTACAGGACTAAAGCCAATATCTACAAGGAAACACGAGTTAGAATCGTACGTGCGGGGTCATTGATGCATCTCTCTCTGCTTTTTTCTTGCACG TTCTCTTTTTCAGTCTTTCTTTTCGTGAGCATCATGGACGGAAAGAAATTGGAGTACAAAGGTGAGGAAGCACTGAATGAGATTGAGAGGTTGACAAAGAATAGTGCTGAAATTCAGGAAAGCCTTTTAAAACAGATATTAAGTCAGAACAAGGAAACTGAGTATTTGAGTAAGTATATGAAGAAGGGAGATCATGTAACTGATGACGTCATAGCAGAGTTTAAGCTTCATGTTCCAGTTATAAGTTATGAAGAGATCTTGCCATATATCCAGAGAATTACAAATGGGGAAGATTTTTCTCTCATTACTGCTCAACCAATAACAGAGATGTTATGCAG TTCAGGAACATCAGGTGGAGAGCCTAAAATGGTGCCATCAACTGCTGAATATCTTGATCGTCGTACCTTCATGTACAATCTTATCACGGCAATCATGAATAA ATATGTTCCTGGTCTTGACAAGGGCAAGGCAATGTATCTCAACTTTGTAAGGACAGAAATGCCCCCAACTCCTTGTGGCTTACCGGTTAGGACTGCATTGACAAGCTACTACAAGAGCAAGCACTTCCTGTGCCGCGCATGTGAGCCTTGGAATGATTTCACAAGCCCTGACCAAACCATTCTATGTGATGACATAAACCAAAGCATGTATTGCCAGCTTCTAGCTGGTTTGGTTAACCGCCACAATGTCCTAAGGCTTAGTACTGCATATGCCTCTGCATTTCTCAGAGCGATCTCCTTCCTTGAAAATAACTGGATGAGCCTCTGTGAGGACATGCGCAGTGGAAAGCTCAGTTCCTTTGTCACAGACCCTGGTTGTCGCGCCGGCATGTCCACGGTGCTTTCGTCCCCTGTCCCACATCTTGCAGATGAGATCGCTGAAATTTGTAGCCAAAAGTGTTGGAAGGGGATTCTCTGTCAGCTTTGGCCTAAGGCCAAGTACATAGAAACAGTGATCACTGGCTCCATGGCTCAATATGTTCCTACACTGCAGTATTACAGTGATGAGAAATTGCCTTTGGTTTGCACTAGGTATTCTTCTTCTGAGTGTCACTTTGGGATCAACATAAAACCTTTGAGTGACCCTGCTGATGTTGCTTTTACATTGTTGCCTAACATGGGTTACTTTGAGTTCCTTCCTATTGGACATAATGAGACACTAATGATGGACTTTGAGGAGGAGCATGTTCCTAATGACAAGCTCGTAGATTTGGGGAATGTCAAGCTTGGTTGCTTTTATGAGATTGTGGTCACAACCTTTGCTG GGCTATACCGATACCGTGTTGGTGATGTACTTCAAGTGGTTGGGTTTTACAATAAAGCTCCACAATTTAGATTCATTTGTAGGAAAAATGTTGTGATCAGCATTGACCATGACAAAACTAGTGAAGAGGATTTGCATAAGAGTGTCACTGCTGCCAATAAATTGTTAGAGTCTCATGATGCTCTACTAGTGGAATACACTAGTTACTCTGATACTTCTTCATTGCCAGGACACTACGTATTGTACTGGGAAATTCTGTATTACGGTTCAAAAATAGAGTCACTTGATACAAATATTATTAAAGAATGTTGCATTGCGGTTGAAGAGCAACTAAACTATGTATATTGGCATTTGCGCAATGACGGGTCAATAGGACCACTTGAGATACGTGTGGTGGAGGCAGGAACATTTGATGCAttgatggatttcttcattagCCAAGGGGCTTCAATTGGTCAATACAAAACACCAAGGTGCATTAAATCTAATAAAGCACTCAACTTGCTCGACTCCAAAGTTACTGCTTCCTTTTTCAGTCCTAGAGATCCCCAAAGAAGGATATAA
- the LOC130737308 gene encoding putative indole-3-acetic acid-amido synthetase GH3.9, with amino-acid sequence MTDMGINGLLFTFPDEDKARKVLEDGPWSVMGSILSLQPWEPQKSVFEVKFNLIPFWVQIHGVPLDVMNVKNVSKIASLIGEILLVENPLVEGKLLRTFFRVKIRKASGFLLQLWPNRTRAKVMQGAKSYDLFQPVSPPREQRKVRLGSFFAYALLKAISFLENNWQSLCEDIRSGKLSSFITDTSCRSGMSTVLSSPGPCLADEITKICSQNSWKGVLCHLWPKAKYIETVITGSMAQYVPSLQFYSDGKLPLACLWYASTECYFGINIKPLSDPADVAFTVLPNMGYFEFLPLGDNGTLLMNFEDQEHVPNDKLVNLENVKHGYFYEIVITTFAGLYRYRVGDVLQVVGFYHKTPQFRFICRKNVVISIDCDKTTEEDLHKSVTVAKKLLEPCDALLVEYTSYPDTSLIPGHYVLFWEILYCGSKMESRPPLDTNILQECCITVEEHLDTIYRRLRNKGVIGPLEIRVVETGTFEALMDLFINQGTSISQYKIQRCIKSDKALKLLNSKVTTSFYSPRLPKMGF; translated from the exons ATGACAGATATGGGCATTAATGGCCTTCTCTTCACCTTCCCTGACGAGGATAAAGCAAGGAAAGTCCTCGAGGATGGACCTTGGAGCGTTATGGGTAGCATTCTGAGCTTACAACCATGGGAGCCCCAAAAATCTGTGTTCGAAGTGAAGTTCAATCTGATTCCGTTTTGGGTTCAGATCCATGGGGTACCCCTGGATGTTATGAATGTTAAAAACGTATCAAAAATCGCAAGCCTCATTGGAGAGATCCTACTGGTGGAGAACCCCCTGGTGGAAGGAAAGCTTCTTAGAACCTTTTTCAGGGTTAAA ATACGAAAAGCTTCAGGGTTTTTGTTACAACTATGGCCTAATCGGACACGAGCAAAGGTTATGCAAGGTGCCAAGAGCTACGACCTCTTTCAACCCGTCTCTCCCCCG AGGGAACAAAGAAAGGTAAGGCTTGGTTCTTTCTTTGCCTATGCACTTCTCAAAGCCATTTCCTTTCTTGAAAATAACTGGCAGAGCTTGTGTGAGGACATACGCAGTGGAAAGCTGAGTTCCTTCATAACAGACACAAGTTGCCGCTCAGGCATGTCTACTGTGCTTTCATCCCCTGGCCCATGTCTTGCAGATGAAATCACTAAAATTTGCAGCCAAAATTCTTGGAAGGGAGTTCTCTGTCATCTTTGGCCAAAGGCCAAGTACATAGAAACAGTGATCACTGGGTCCATGGCTCAATATGTTCCTTCTCTGCAGTTTTACAGTGATGGGAAATTGCCTTTGGCTTGTCTCTGGTATGCTTCCACTGAGTGTTACTTTGGGATCAACATAAAACCTTTAAGTGACCCAGCTGATGTTGCTTTCACAGTGTTGCCAAACATGGGTTACTTTGAGTTCCTTCCTCTTGGAGATAACGGGACACTATTGATGAACTTTGAGGATCAGGAGCATGTACCCAATGACAAGCTCGTGAATTTGGAGAATGTCAAGCATGGTTACTTTTATGAGATTGTGATCACTACCTTTGCTG GGCTATACCGATACCGTGTTGGTGATGTACTTCAAGTGGTGGGATTTTACCACAAAACTCCACAATTTCGATTCATTTGTAGGAAAAATGTTGTAATCAGCATTGATTGTGACAAGACCACGGAGGAGGATTTGCACAAGAGCGTCACTGTTGCCAAGAAGTTGTTAGAGCCTTGTGATGCTCTCCTAGTGGAGTACACAAGTTACCCTGATACTTCTTTGATACCAGGACACTACGTTTTGTTTTGGGAAATACTATATTGCGGTTCAAAGATGGAGTCAAGGCCCCCACTTGATACAAATATTCTTCAAGAATGTTGCATTACGGTTGAAGAGCATCTAGACACCATATACAGACGCTTACGCAATAAAGGGGTAATAGGACCACTTGAGATACGTGTAGTGGAGACAGGAACATTTGAAGCATTGATGGACTTGTTCATTAACCAAGGGACTTCAATCAGTCAGTACAAAATACAAAGGTGTATTAAGTCAGATAAAGCACTCAAGCTGCTGAACTCCAAAGTTACTACTTCCTTTTACAGTCCTAGACTTCCCAAAATGGGATTTTAG